Proteins from a single region of Bacteroidota bacterium:
- a CDS encoding T9SS type A sorting domain-containing protein has protein sequence MKKLLLVLAIIASSSLAFAQDTLKCGNTERDNYLLATDPIYAANRKSIEDFTAKYLAKQNNTGAGRSGEVIVIPCVIHVVYKNATENITDEQAYSQIEALNLDFRRLNPDASETPAEFASVASDLEIEFCIATVDPEGNPTNGIVRVSTAVPSFSTSDDIKYTASGGSDAWPADEYLNLWCGDLGSSLLGYAQFPGGADATDGVVVNYTAFGTEGTVIAPYNLGRTASHEVGHWLNLLHIWGDDGGGCGGSDFCDDTPNQAGENYGCPTYPLADDCSESVQFQNFMDYTDDACYNMFTEDQKSRAQALFAPGGARYDLGNSLKCVAYDYDVQAVQIITPVGTYCYSTFNPVIEIRNIGFADMTSCEILYSVDGATATTYYWTGLLGTYEAEEVTLPSISLGDGAHTLSITVQNPSGFTDENIVNNFISGSFFINTFGLTLPLIQGFETTGFPYTGYTVTNPDGTYTWERTTAAAKTGSASVFMNYYDYSAYGAVDELSMPAYNMSGVTAAYLNFDVAYANYSPDGEYSDSLQVLVSSDCGVTWTSIYYKSFPELNTAPSIGSAFIPSQDQWRTEGVSLTPYVGDKLVVKFRAVCQWENNMYLDNINIASGTLAVNNMDNNAWIEVYPNPAMDWLNITFNISEDTEADIQIVNMLGEVVYTDAVKFTPGMINQSSLPVMGLPSGYYSIRIIGNHFSSSRSFIKQ, from the coding sequence ATGAAAAAATTACTATTGGTATTGGCAATTATCGCTTCCTCCTCATTGGCATTTGCCCAGGACACTTTAAAATGCGGTAATACAGAAAGAGATAATTACCTATTAGCAACAGATCCTATTTATGCCGCTAACCGGAAATCAATTGAAGATTTTACTGCAAAGTATTTAGCCAAGCAAAATAATACCGGTGCAGGAAGAAGCGGCGAGGTAATAGTGATACCTTGTGTAATACATGTAGTATATAAAAATGCTACTGAAAATATTACCGATGAACAAGCTTATTCACAAATAGAGGCATTGAATCTCGACTTTAGAAGATTAAATCCCGATGCTTCAGAAACACCGGCAGAATTTGCTTCCGTTGCCTCAGATTTAGAAATTGAATTTTGCATTGCTACGGTTGACCCTGAGGGAAATCCTACTAACGGTATTGTGCGTGTTTCAACAGCAGTACCTAGTTTCAGCACCAGTGATGATATAAAATATACTGCAAGTGGCGGTTCCGATGCATGGCCTGCAGATGAATATTTAAATCTTTGGTGTGGTGATCTCGGTTCCTCATTATTAGGTTATGCGCAATTTCCCGGAGGCGCAGATGCTACCGATGGAGTAGTAGTAAATTATACAGCCTTTGGAACTGAAGGCACTGTGATAGCACCTTATAATCTTGGAAGAACAGCTTCTCATGAAGTAGGGCATTGGTTAAACTTATTACACATTTGGGGTGATGATGGTGGTGGATGCGGTGGCTCAGATTTTTGTGATGACACTCCAAATCAGGCAGGTGAAAATTATGGTTGTCCTACTTATCCATTAGCAGACGATTGCAGTGAATCTGTACAATTCCAAAACTTTATGGACTATACCGATGATGCGTGTTATAATATGTTTACTGAAGATCAGAAATCAAGAGCACAAGCATTATTTGCACCCGGTGGCGCAAGATATGATTTGGGTAATTCACTTAAATGCGTTGCTTATGATTATGATGTGCAAGCAGTACAAATAATTACTCCTGTGGGCACTTATTGTTATTCCACTTTTAATCCGGTTATCGAAATTAGAAATATTGGATTTGCTGATATGACAAGTTGCGAAATTTTATATTCTGTGGATGGAGCCACAGCTACTACTTATTACTGGACAGGTTTACTAGGAACTTACGAAGCAGAAGAAGTTACATTGCCAAGTATTTCTTTGGGTGATGGTGCGCATACACTTTCTATTACAGTTCAAAATCCAAGTGGCTTTACAGATGAGAACATCGTAAATAATTTTATCAGTGGAAGTTTCTTTATAAATACATTCGGACTTACACTTCCTTTAATTCAAGGTTTCGAAACTACCGGATTCCCTTACACCGGATATACAGTTACAAATCCTGATGGCACTTATACTTGGGAAAGAACTACTGCTGCCGCAAAAACAGGGTCAGCATCTGTATTTATGAATTATTATGATTATTCTGCCTACGGTGCCGTTGATGAATTATCAATGCCTGCATATAATATGTCAGGAGTTACTGCAGCGTATTTAAATTTTGATGTTGCTTACGCCAACTATTCTCCCGATGGTGAATATTCAGATTCATTACAAGTATTAGTGAGTTCTGATTGTGGTGTTACATGGACAAGTATTTATTATAAATCATTCCCCGAATTAAATACTGCTCCTTCCATAGGATCTGCATTTATTCCATCTCAAGATCAATGGCGTACAGAAGGTGTGAGCCTGACGCCATATGTGGGAGATAAATTAGTAGTAAAATTCAGAGCTGTTTGTCAATGGGAAAACAATATGTATTTGGATAATATCAATATTGCATCCGGAACTCTTGCAGTAAATAATATGGATAACAATGCATGGATAGAAGTGTATCCAAATCCTGCAATGGATTGGTTAAATATCACCTTTAATATTTCAGAAGATACTGAGGCTGATATTCAAATTGTAAATATGCTTGGCGAAGTAGTTTATACTGATGCTGTTAAATTCACTCCGGGTATGATTAATCAATCTTCATTACCGGTGATGGGATTACCATCAGGATATTATTCAATAAGAATTATTGGAAATCATTTCTCATCAAGCAGAAGTTTTATCAAACAATAA
- a CDS encoding MmcQ/YjbR family DNA-binding protein: MNLEEFRNYCLAMPGATEELPFGPDTLVFKVMGKIFALTGLDSETFSINLKYTSEEIEELRSKHPAITPGYHMNKNHWNTVLVDGSIAKKELLRLIDISYQLIVNGLPKKLQAELNAL, encoded by the coding sequence CTGAATCTGGAAGAGTTTAGAAATTATTGCCTGGCAATGCCGGGTGCTACTGAAGAATTACCCTTTGGTCCGGATACGCTGGTGTTTAAAGTAATGGGGAAAATATTTGCCCTTACAGGATTGGATAGCGAAACATTCAGCATAAATCTAAAATACACCAGTGAAGAAATAGAAGAATTGCGATCTAAACATCCGGCAATTACACCCGGCTATCACATGAATAAAAATCATTGGAATACAGTGCTTGTGGATGGTAGTATTGCAAAAAAAGAATTGTTGCGATTAATAGATATCTCCTATCAATTAATTGTAAATGGTTTACCAAAAAAATTACAGGCAGAACTAAACGCATTGTAA
- a CDS encoding RNA pseudouridine synthase — MENTVLFEDNHLIAVLKKSGDISQSDKTGDIPINEKIKAYLKLKYNKPGNVYLGLIHRLDRPVSGVMLFAKTSKASARMSEIIKTRAFKKIYWAVVKNAPLKTEDTLEDYLLKDEKKNKSFIVSKDKANAKQAVLHYKHIASSDTYHLLEVELETGRHHQIRAQLAHIGCAIKGDLKYGFSRSNPDGSIHLHAYSISFKHPISKVDIYIKALPGEDPVWNALISNI; from the coding sequence ATGGAGAACACCGTTCTATTTGAAGACAATCATTTAATTGCTGTATTAAAAAAATCTGGTGATATTTCGCAAAGTGATAAAACCGGCGACATACCAATTAACGAAAAAATAAAAGCGTATCTAAAATTAAAATACAACAAACCCGGTAATGTTTATCTGGGATTAATTCATCGTCTCGACCGGCCGGTTAGTGGTGTCATGCTATTTGCAAAAACGAGCAAAGCTTCCGCAAGAATGTCGGAAATAATTAAGACAAGAGCTTTTAAAAAAATCTATTGGGCAGTAGTAAAAAATGCACCACTTAAGACAGAAGATACACTTGAAGATTATTTATTGAAAGACGAAAAAAAAAATAAATCTTTTATTGTTTCAAAAGATAAAGCAAATGCAAAGCAAGCAGTTTTACATTACAAACACATTGCAAGCAGCGACACTTATCATTTGTTGGAAGTAGAATTAGAAACCGGTCGACATCACCAGATTCGTGCACAGTTAGCACATATTGGTTGTGCTATAAAAGGTGATCTAAAATATGGTTTTTCCAGATCAAATCCGGATGGCTCCATTCATTTACATGCGTATAGCATAAGTTTCAAACATCCAATAAGTAAAGTAGATATTTATATAAAAGCATTACCCGGTGAAGATCCTGTTTGGAATGCATTGATAAGTAATATCTGA